The Desulfoscipio gibsoniae DSM 7213 genome contains a region encoding:
- a CDS encoding cation-translocating P-type ATPase: MLKHPHTIKTDEISAQLNTNLQNGLTGEEVQGRLAQYGENRLEEKTGISPWAILASQFSNIITVLLLGATAISLLLGDYVEAVAIMVVIVLNATFGFITEYRAEQAMEALKKMVTATAKVVRDSKLQEINAEHLVPGDVLVLEEGDQVTADARLVEAENLATVEASLTGESQPVDKKTAVLEKENLPVGDRVNMVYMGTMVVRGIGRAVVTATGKDTEIGHVSTLLEQTGAGQTPLEKRMADLGRTLAFLSLAIAALMAVVGIAMGRPVIEVLETAIALAIAAVPEGLPAVSTITLAIGMTRMARQNAIIRRLPAVETLGSTTVICTDKTGTLTENEMTLEHIWLGGRAIQVTGTGYKPEGDFLAGEQREQVQGDLELFLMAGALASNASVNKNDTGQWDVVGDPTEGALVVAAMKGGFNPENARRSGYKELKEIPFNSDEKRMAVYYQMPDGKTMVMSKGAPGVIMESCSAMLKDGIPVPLDQEIWRQVEEANDQLAHRGLRVLAVAYRHVQSVQEEPYRDLILIGLAGIMDPPREEAKQAIAEAARAGIRTIMITGDQPETASAIGSRLGLAQGNIVHGSSLHAMSKMELSDELAHASIFARVNPKDKLNIVDALQEQGAIVAMTGDGVNDAPALKEADIGIAMGQEGTVVAKEAADMVLQDDNFATIIKAVKEGRVIFDNITKFIHYLFSCNLSEILLIFVTLLMGVPLPLVALQILWLNLVTDVFPALSLGWEPAEKGIMDRPPRDPSRAILTNRFKLRLLIQGIVLALGTLASYLLTLNATGNLTEARTVAFATLAVVQLFHIFNVRHGGVIKLDRSLFSNPYMWGAIVLVLALQALAIYQPLLNRVLQTVPLNMSDIMIVLITTIASILIIQVMNRFKFLYDPA, encoded by the coding sequence TTGCTCAAACACCCCCACACCATAAAAACGGATGAAATATCAGCCCAGCTGAATACTAACCTGCAAAACGGGTTAACCGGAGAAGAAGTCCAAGGCCGCCTGGCCCAGTACGGTGAAAACCGCCTGGAAGAGAAAACCGGCATCTCCCCCTGGGCTATTTTGGCCAGTCAGTTTAGCAATATCATTACGGTGTTACTGCTGGGTGCCACCGCTATCTCCCTTTTGCTGGGGGATTATGTTGAAGCTGTGGCAATAATGGTAGTGATAGTACTAAATGCCACATTTGGTTTTATCACCGAATACAGGGCGGAACAGGCCATGGAGGCACTGAAAAAAATGGTCACGGCCACAGCCAAGGTAGTTCGTGACAGCAAATTGCAGGAGATTAACGCTGAGCACCTGGTACCAGGCGATGTTCTTGTGTTGGAGGAAGGAGATCAGGTTACTGCCGATGCCCGGCTGGTAGAAGCCGAAAATTTAGCAACAGTTGAAGCCTCTTTAACAGGCGAATCCCAGCCTGTGGATAAGAAAACAGCTGTGCTGGAAAAAGAAAACCTGCCGGTTGGGGATCGTGTAAACATGGTTTATATGGGCACCATGGTGGTGCGGGGAATAGGACGGGCCGTGGTCACCGCTACGGGTAAAGATACTGAAATCGGCCACGTATCCACTTTACTGGAACAAACCGGCGCCGGGCAAACCCCCTTGGAAAAGCGAATGGCTGATTTAGGCCGTACACTGGCCTTTCTCAGTCTGGCCATTGCCGCGCTGATGGCAGTCGTGGGCATTGCCATGGGACGCCCGGTGATTGAAGTTTTGGAAACGGCCATTGCCCTGGCCATCGCCGCTGTGCCTGAAGGCCTGCCTGCTGTATCCACTATTACCCTGGCCATCGGCATGACCCGCATGGCCAGGCAAAACGCAATTATCCGGCGCTTGCCGGCGGTGGAAACGCTGGGCTCCACCACTGTAATTTGCACCGATAAAACAGGTACACTAACCGAAAATGAAATGACCCTGGAGCATATTTGGCTGGGCGGGCGCGCTATCCAGGTAACCGGAACAGGCTATAAACCTGAAGGAGATTTCCTGGCCGGTGAACAACGGGAACAGGTGCAGGGTGATTTGGAGTTGTTTCTTATGGCCGGTGCCCTGGCCAGCAACGCTTCCGTGAATAAAAACGATACAGGCCAGTGGGATGTGGTAGGCGACCCTACGGAAGGCGCCCTGGTGGTGGCCGCTATGAAGGGTGGCTTTAACCCCGAAAACGCCAGGCGCTCCGGATATAAGGAGTTAAAGGAAATTCCTTTCAACTCCGATGAAAAACGTATGGCTGTTTATTACCAAATGCCCGACGGTAAAACAATGGTCATGTCCAAAGGGGCTCCCGGAGTAATCATGGAAAGCTGCTCTGCAATGCTTAAAGATGGGATTCCGGTACCCCTTGATCAGGAGATATGGCGGCAGGTGGAAGAAGCCAATGACCAGCTGGCCCACAGAGGCTTACGGGTGCTGGCCGTGGCTTACCGCCATGTACAATCAGTGCAGGAGGAGCCTTACCGGGACCTGATATTAATCGGCCTGGCGGGCATTATGGACCCGCCCCGGGAGGAAGCTAAACAGGCCATCGCGGAAGCCGCCCGGGCAGGTATACGCACCATTATGATCACCGGGGACCAGCCGGAAACTGCCAGTGCCATTGGCAGCCGGCTGGGATTGGCGCAAGGTAATATTGTGCACGGTTCCTCCCTGCACGCCATGTCTAAAATGGAATTATCCGACGAACTGGCCCATGCCAGCATATTTGCCCGGGTTAACCCCAAAGACAAGTTAAACATAGTAGATGCTTTACAAGAGCAAGGGGCCATTGTCGCCATGACGGGCGATGGCGTAAATGACGCCCCTGCTTTAAAGGAAGCGGATATCGGTATCGCCATGGGCCAGGAGGGTACCGTGGTGGCTAAAGAGGCGGCTGACATGGTGCTGCAGGACGACAATTTTGCCACTATTATTAAGGCCGTCAAGGAAGGCAGGGTGATCTTCGATAACATCACCAAGTTTATTCACTATCTGTTTTCCTGCAACCTCAGTGAAATACTCCTCATTTTTGTGACACTGCTGATGGGAGTGCCTTTGCCCCTGGTGGCATTACAAATACTATGGCTTAACCTGGTGACTGATGTTTTCCCCGCCCTGTCCCTGGGCTGGGAACCGGCCGAAAAAGGTATTATGGACCGTCCGCCCCGCGACCCCTCCCGGGCCATTTTGACCAACCGGTTTAAACTGCGCCTGTTGATCCAGGGCATTGTGCTGGCGCTGGGCACTCTGGCAAGCTACCTGTTGACCCTTAACGCAACCGGTAATTTAACTGAAGCGCGAACCGTGGCCTTTGCCACACTGGCAGTGGTACAGTTGTTCCACATTTTCAATGTTCGCCATGGCGGGGTAATCAAGTTGGATCGTTCATTGTTC
- a CDS encoding YqaA family protein: MFGVTEQLLSIIEQYGVWGLVLMTLLDSFISPIPPEVLFIPLCLMNPNSALLMALITTSVSVVGAMLGYWLGQKGGRPLLLRFFRREKIIRAEEIIKNYGAMAVLIVAFTPVPFKLITITSGVLNLPLRKLLFWSTLGRGARFFLEAGLIIIYGRAAVNFLESSNFALLTMFIGFLMLIIYLMWAFNRKRRRQ; this comes from the coding sequence ATGTTTGGCGTTACGGAGCAACTTTTGTCGATTATAGAACAATATGGGGTATGGGGCCTGGTGCTAATGACTCTATTAGATTCTTTTATCAGCCCCATACCGCCCGAGGTGCTGTTTATTCCTCTATGTTTGATGAACCCCAACAGTGCTCTGTTAATGGCGTTGATTACCACCAGTGTGTCCGTGGTCGGGGCCATGTTGGGTTACTGGCTGGGTCAAAAAGGTGGTAGACCTTTGTTATTGCGTTTTTTCCGCCGAGAAAAAATCATTCGGGCGGAGGAAATTATTAAAAACTATGGGGCAATGGCTGTATTAATTGTGGCTTTTACACCAGTGCCCTTTAAGTTGATTACCATAACTTCGGGGGTACTAAATTTACCCCTCAGAAAACTGCTGTTTTGGTCTACCCTGGGTCGGGGAGCCCGTTTTTTTTTGGAAGCGGGGCTAATTATCATTTATGGCCGCGCCGCAGTTAATTTCCTGGAAAGTTCAAATTTTGCTTTATTAACTATGTTCATCGGTTTTTTGATGCTGATCATTTATTTAATGTGGGCATTTAATCGTAAAAGGCGCCGGCAATAA
- a CDS encoding TetR/AcrR family transcriptional regulator, giving the protein MAAKRTGEKYDAIIEAAVKVIAENGYHNSQVSKIAREAGVADGTIYLYFKNKEDLLVSLFKVKMGEFTAGARHELKELQDSFAKLARLIYLHFNRLETDRYLALVLQIQLRQSETSIRQGIAGPLKLYFNIIEEVVSHGIESGAFKPDINRKLARQMIFGTMDEVATSWVMSSHNYKLTDQIEPVYYLLARALAQDGKVKSFSI; this is encoded by the coding sequence ATGGCCGCCAAACGCACCGGAGAAAAGTATGACGCTATTATTGAAGCAGCCGTCAAGGTTATTGCGGAAAATGGCTACCATAACTCCCAGGTGTCCAAAATCGCCAGGGAAGCCGGGGTTGCGGACGGAACAATCTACCTATATTTCAAGAATAAAGAAGACTTGCTGGTATCTTTATTCAAGGTAAAAATGGGTGAATTTACAGCCGGTGCCCGGCATGAATTAAAGGAATTGCAAGATTCATTCGCTAAACTGGCCAGACTAATTTATCTGCACTTTAACCGTCTGGAAACCGACCGCTACCTGGCCCTGGTTTTACAAATCCAGCTGCGCCAGTCGGAAACCTCCATTCGTCAAGGCATTGCCGGCCCTTTAAAACTTTATTTCAATATCATTGAAGAGGTAGTCTCCCATGGTATAGAGAGCGGTGCTTTCAAACCGGATATCAACCGCAAACTGGCCCGGCAAATGATCTTCGGTACCATGGATGAAGTAGCCACCTCCTGGGTGATGTCCAGTCATAATTACAAACTTACTGATCAAATTGAGCCGGTTTACTACCTTCTGGCCCGGGCCCTGGCACAGGATGGAAAAGTTAAATCTTTCTCTATATAA
- a CDS encoding acyl-CoA dehydrogenase family protein, with protein MQKGAMFFLEDIAPEQVFTPEDFTGEHKMIADTVAGFVKNEILPNVEELDNQQEGLMRSMLERAGELGLLSADIPEEYEGSEMGKIAAAIITENVSAGGSFAVSHGAHTGIGSLPIVLFGNEEQKKKYLPGLASGDLVAAYALTEPMAGSDALAARTKAVLSEDGKFYILNGEKIFITNAGFADVYITYAKINGEKFTAFIVDRDTPGFSVGAEEKKLGIRGSSTCSLIFEDAKVPVGNVLGEIGKGHVIAFNILNIGRYKLGAGAMGSSKAALAIAAKYAVERQQFGMPIAKFGMIKNKLAQMAVKTYASESLVYRMVGDIEKALAGKTNGREIGAAIEDYAIECSIAKIHASETLDYAVDETLQIHGGYGYTQEFPAERFYRDARINRIFEGTNEVNRLIIPTTLLRRGIKGQLPLFQAAQALTSEVISLRAKIPTGDEAPFELEMDIINRAKKLFLMVGGSAAQKYMQKIAEEQEIIEILANMAIEIYAMESTVLRARKALEKDPENAETKVELALAYVYDVFPKLDAWAKQALAHMFDGDMLRTNLSIGKRLAKFTPVNLIAIRRKIADKVLDAGKYVV; from the coding sequence ATGCAAAAGGGTGCTATGTTTTTTCTGGAAGATATCGCCCCGGAACAGGTTTTTACTCCCGAAGATTTTACCGGCGAGCATAAGATGATTGCCGATACTGTGGCCGGTTTTGTAAAAAACGAAATACTGCCCAATGTAGAAGAGCTGGATAATCAACAAGAAGGTTTAATGCGCTCCATGCTGGAGAGGGCAGGTGAGCTGGGCCTGCTGTCCGCAGACATTCCCGAAGAATATGAAGGCAGTGAAATGGGTAAAATTGCTGCCGCCATAATAACCGAAAACGTATCCGCCGGTGGATCCTTTGCCGTCAGTCACGGCGCCCATACCGGTATCGGGTCACTACCCATTGTGCTTTTCGGCAATGAAGAGCAGAAGAAAAAGTACCTGCCCGGTCTGGCCTCCGGAGACCTGGTGGCCGCCTATGCCCTGACCGAGCCCATGGCGGGTTCCGATGCACTGGCTGCCCGGACCAAGGCTGTACTGAGCGAAGACGGCAAGTTTTACATCTTAAACGGTGAAAAGATTTTTATCACCAACGCCGGTTTTGCCGATGTCTACATTACCTACGCCAAAATTAACGGCGAAAAATTTACCGCCTTTATAGTGGATAGGGATACCCCGGGCTTTTCAGTTGGTGCAGAAGAAAAGAAGCTGGGGATTAGAGGTTCCTCCACCTGCTCGCTGATTTTTGAAGATGCTAAAGTACCCGTGGGTAATGTTTTAGGTGAAATTGGCAAAGGCCATGTTATTGCATTTAATATATTGAACATTGGGCGCTACAAGCTGGGTGCCGGTGCAATGGGTTCCTCCAAAGCGGCTCTCGCCATAGCAGCCAAGTATGCTGTAGAGCGCCAGCAGTTTGGCATGCCTATCGCTAAATTCGGTATGATTAAAAACAAACTGGCCCAAATGGCCGTCAAAACTTATGCTTCGGAAAGTTTGGTTTATCGCATGGTGGGCGATATTGAAAAAGCTTTGGCAGGAAAGACCAACGGCAGAGAAATCGGTGCCGCCATCGAAGATTATGCCATTGAGTGCTCCATTGCCAAGATACACGCATCGGAGACCCTGGATTACGCAGTAGATGAAACATTACAAATCCACGGCGGCTACGGTTATACCCAGGAATTCCCGGCCGAGCGTTTCTATCGTGATGCCCGCATCAACAGGATTTTTGAAGGTACTAACGAAGTTAACCGGCTGATCATCCCCACCACCCTGCTGCGCCGTGGTATAAAAGGTCAATTGCCTCTGTTCCAGGCCGCCCAGGCACTGACCTCCGAAGTTATTTCATTAAGGGCTAAAATCCCCACCGGGGACGAGGCGCCCTTTGAGCTTGAAATGGATATCATCAACCGGGCCAAGAAACTGTTCCTGATGGTGGGCGGTAGCGCGGCTCAAAAATATATGCAAAAAATCGCCGAGGAACAGGAAATCATCGAAATCCTGGCTAATATGGCTATTGAAATTTACGCCATGGAGAGCACCGTACTGCGGGCCAGGAAAGCCCTGGAAAAAGATCCGGAAAACGCTGAAACAAAAGTTGAACTGGCGCTGGCCTATGTATATGACGTATTTCCCAAATTGGATGCCTGGGCCAAGCAAGCATTGGCTCATATGTTTGATGGTGACATGCTGCGCACCAACCTGAGCATTGGCAAGCGCCTGGCCAAATTCACACCTGTCAACCTGATTGCCATCAGGCGGAAAATTGCCGATAAAGTACTCGATGCAGGCAAATATGTAGTGTAA
- a CDS encoding thiolase family protein produces the protein MREAVIVSAVRTAVGKAPRGKLKNTRPEYMGAEVIKALIARTPGLEPAEIDDVIFGCSFPEAEQGMNIGRMLVLRTGLPHSVPGATINRFCSSGLESIAIGATRVMAGFADIYLCGGVENMSMVPIGGHKCMPDPELMVSCPQAYINMGLTAENVAQMYNISRQEQDEYSVASHAKAANAIKEGRFKEQIVPLTITNKTRSNGRLVEKTFTFDTDEGVRPGTTLEILGELRPVFKAGGSVTAGNSSQTSDGAAAVMIMSREKADSLGLKPMAVFRSYAVGGCPPEIMGMGPTVAIPRALKMAGIAKDQVDVFELNEAFAVQALACIKVLELDPGKVNFNGGAVALGHPLGCTGSKLTTQLVYEMKRQNAHYGVVSMCIGGGMGAAAVFENVD, from the coding sequence ATGCGAGAAGCTGTAATTGTTAGCGCTGTACGTACCGCAGTTGGTAAGGCACCCCGGGGCAAATTAAAAAACACCCGACCGGAATACATGGGTGCCGAGGTTATCAAGGCCTTAATAGCCAGAACGCCCGGCCTTGAGCCGGCTGAAATAGATGACGTTATCTTTGGCTGCTCCTTCCCGGAAGCCGAACAAGGTATGAACATAGGCCGCATGCTGGTGCTTAGGACCGGCCTGCCCCACTCCGTGCCTGGTGCCACCATAAACCGCTTCTGCTCCTCGGGCCTGGAGTCCATCGCCATCGGTGCCACCCGGGTGATGGCGGGATTCGCTGATATATACCTGTGTGGCGGCGTAGAGAACATGAGCATGGTACCCATTGGCGGCCACAAGTGCATGCCCGATCCGGAATTGATGGTTTCTTGCCCCCAGGCGTATATAAACATGGGCCTTACAGCAGAAAATGTGGCCCAAATGTACAACATTTCCAGACAAGAGCAAGATGAATATTCCGTGGCCAGCCATGCTAAAGCCGCTAACGCCATTAAGGAAGGGCGGTTTAAAGAACAAATCGTGCCCCTCACCATCACAAATAAAACCCGTTCCAATGGCCGCCTGGTGGAAAAAACTTTTACCTTTGATACCGACGAAGGCGTCCGCCCCGGCACCACCCTGGAAATACTAGGCGAGCTCCGTCCCGTATTTAAGGCCGGCGGTTCGGTAACCGCGGGTAACAGCTCCCAAACCAGTGACGGCGCCGCCGCTGTAATGATCATGAGCCGTGAAAAGGCCGATTCCCTGGGGTTAAAACCAATGGCTGTATTCCGATCCTATGCCGTTGGCGGCTGCCCGCCGGAAATCATGGGTATGGGGCCCACCGTTGCCATTCCCAGGGCTCTAAAAATGGCCGGCATTGCCAAGGATCAGGTGGATGTATTTGAATTAAATGAAGCATTTGCCGTGCAGGCGCTGGCCTGTATCAAAGTTCTGGAACTGGATCCCGGCAAGGTAAACTTTAACGGCGGCGCAGTGGCCCTGGGCCACCCCTTGGGCTGCACCGGCTCCAAGCTGACCACCCAGCTGGTGTATGAAATGAAGCGCCAAAACGCCCACTACGGCGTAGTAAGTATGTGCATTGGCGGCGGCATGGGCGCGGCCGCTGTATTTGAAAACGTTGACTAA
- a CDS encoding 3-hydroxyacyl-CoA dehydrogenase/enoyl-CoA hydratase family protein, whose product MKCSISKAAVLGAGVMGATIAAHLANVGIPTYLLDIVPKQLTPDEEKNGFTLDSPQVRNRLAANSIAALLKAKPAPFYVPENAALLTPGNFEDNMDVLAECDWVIEVVVERLDIKQKLLKKVASIVKPETIVASNTSGISINQMCKGLSKGFKQHFLGAHFFNPPRYMKLLELIPCSETLPEVVKFMQDFGEKVLGKGVVICKDTPNFIANRIGVYGMCATIKSMLDFGLSVEEVDALTGRVLGRPKSASFRTLDMVGLDIMVHVSQNIYDMSTDPKEKAMLETPAFVQKMLKNKWLGDKNKQGFYKKVKTEKDREVLVLDHNTMEYRPKQKPGFASLEAARQAGKPAKQMKALLIGKDKGAQFAWTVLRDTIVYAANLLGEIADNIQSIDDAMRWGFNWDMGPFEVWDALGVQSVAERIKAEGGTVPKVVEDLLASGRTSFYEKQDGCRYYFDQNNKELAQERIPEGVIILTPLKEQGKVIKSNSGASLIDIGDGVVCLEFHSKANSIGDDIVNMINYSVKEVEKNYEGLVIGNYGRHFSVGANLFLILMEAEDDEFDELEIMVEEFQKSNMRLKYCKKPVIAAPHGMTVGGGCEVCLHAHKVNAAGETYMGLVEVGVGLVPAGGGCKELAFRAAELMTPTSIVNVGGTNTMQPMINRAFENIAMAKVATSGRDAIKLGYMRSTDQVSPNRDRIIGDAKRLVLEMAAGGFTPLQPRKMQAVGESGYAAIELGVQTLLWAKQISEHDAKIAKKVAYIVTGGGVTPGTTVTEQDLLDLEREAFLSLLGEPKTLDRMRYMLKFNKPLRN is encoded by the coding sequence ATGAAGTGCAGCATCAGCAAGGCAGCAGTTCTGGGGGCCGGCGTTATGGGCGCAACCATTGCCGCGCACCTGGCCAATGTGGGCATTCCCACTTACCTGCTGGACATTGTTCCCAAACAGCTGACTCCTGATGAGGAAAAAAATGGGTTCACACTGGATAGCCCGCAGGTACGGAACAGGCTGGCCGCCAATTCCATCGCCGCCTTGCTCAAAGCTAAACCGGCACCGTTTTACGTACCTGAAAATGCGGCTCTGTTAACTCCCGGCAACTTTGAAGATAACATGGATGTACTGGCCGAGTGCGACTGGGTTATTGAAGTGGTCGTTGAACGGCTGGACATTAAACAAAAGCTGTTAAAAAAAGTGGCATCCATTGTCAAACCAGAAACCATTGTTGCTTCCAATACCTCCGGTATATCCATTAATCAAATGTGCAAAGGGTTGTCCAAAGGTTTCAAGCAGCATTTCCTGGGTGCCCACTTTTTCAACCCACCCCGCTACATGAAACTGCTGGAACTGATTCCCTGCAGCGAAACCCTGCCTGAAGTCGTGAAGTTTATGCAGGACTTTGGCGAAAAGGTACTGGGCAAGGGTGTAGTCATTTGCAAAGACACCCCTAACTTTATCGCCAACCGTATCGGCGTATATGGTATGTGTGCCACCATTAAATCCATGCTTGATTTCGGCCTGTCCGTTGAAGAAGTGGACGCACTGACCGGCCGCGTGCTTGGCCGGCCCAAGAGCGCATCATTCCGTACCCTGGACATGGTGGGTCTTGATATTATGGTGCACGTGTCGCAAAACATTTATGACATGTCCACCGACCCCAAGGAAAAAGCCATGCTGGAAACTCCCGCATTTGTACAAAAAATGCTGAAAAATAAATGGCTGGGTGATAAGAACAAACAAGGTTTCTATAAAAAGGTTAAAACTGAAAAAGACCGCGAAGTTTTGGTGCTGGACCACAACACCATGGAATACCGTCCCAAGCAAAAGCCCGGGTTTGCTTCCCTGGAAGCCGCCAGGCAAGCCGGCAAGCCCGCCAAACAGATGAAAGCACTGCTAATCGGCAAAGACAAGGGTGCTCAGTTTGCCTGGACCGTGCTAAGGGATACCATCGTCTACGCCGCCAACCTGCTGGGCGAAATTGCGGACAACATTCAATCCATAGATGACGCCATGCGCTGGGGCTTCAACTGGGATATGGGTCCCTTCGAAGTTTGGGATGCTCTGGGCGTTCAGTCCGTGGCGGAGCGTATCAAAGCCGAAGGCGGCACCGTGCCCAAAGTGGTGGAGGATCTGCTGGCTTCCGGTAGAACCAGCTTTTATGAAAAACAGGACGGCTGCCGTTATTATTTCGATCAGAATAACAAGGAACTTGCCCAAGAACGGATTCCCGAAGGGGTTATTATACTGACCCCCCTTAAAGAGCAAGGTAAAGTTATTAAATCCAACAGCGGTGCCAGCCTGATTGATATCGGCGACGGTGTGGTTTGCCTGGAATTCCACAGCAAGGCCAATTCCATCGGAGATGATATAGTTAATATGATTAACTATTCAGTTAAGGAAGTGGAAAAAAATTACGAAGGACTGGTTATTGGTAATTACGGGCGGCATTTCTCGGTGGGTGCCAACCTGTTCCTGATACTGATGGAAGCGGAAGATGACGAATTCGATGAACTGGAAATCATGGTGGAAGAGTTCCAAAAGTCCAATATGCGCCTAAAGTACTGCAAAAAACCTGTGATTGCGGCGCCGCACGGCATGACGGTAGGTGGCGGATGCGAAGTCTGTCTGCATGCCCACAAAGTTAATGCTGCCGGCGAAACTTACATGGGTCTGGTGGAAGTGGGTGTAGGCTTGGTACCAGCCGGCGGAGGCTGTAAAGAGCTGGCCTTCCGAGCTGCTGAATTGATGACCCCCACCAGCATAGTTAATGTCGGTGGTACTAACACCATGCAGCCTATGATCAACCGAGCCTTTGAAAACATCGCCATGGCCAAAGTGGCCACCAGCGGCAGAGATGCCATTAAGCTCGGCTACATGCGATCCACCGACCAGGTAAGCCCCAATCGCGACCGTATTATCGGCGATGCCAAACGCCTTGTCTTAGAAATGGCTGCCGGCGGATTTACCCCACTACAGCCCCGGAAGATGCAGGCCGTAGGGGAATCGGGTTACGCCGCCATTGAGTTGGGTGTGCAGACGCTGCTCTGGGCTAAACAAATTAGTGAACACGATGCCAAGATCGCCAAAAAGGTAGCTTATATCGTGACCGGCGGCGGTGTTACACCCGGTACCACGGTTACCGAGCAGGACCTGCTGGATCTGGAAAGGGAAGCCTTCCTGAGCCTGCTTGGGGAACCCAAAACCCTCGACCGGATGAGATACATGCTCAAGTTCAATAAACCACTAAGGAATTAA
- a CDS encoding LysE family transporter, whose translation MNLETIFVTALVVGFSGAIMPGPLLTVTIGESIRRGFIAGPLLMVGHALLEILLVLLLVWGVADLLLEKQVQTVIAVVGGSFLIYMGWTMYRDARRGRVSLQLASDDEDAAGERVGNGRFRLHPVPAGVLVSLSNPYWSLWWATVGLVYITTSMAQGTAGLLAFMSGHLLSDFIWYGLVSGAVAGGRRFLNQQLYRGVIAFCGAFLAGLGGYFVYRGLL comes from the coding sequence ATGAATTTAGAAACGATTTTTGTGACGGCCCTTGTGGTTGGCTTTTCAGGCGCTATCATGCCGGGACCGCTGCTGACGGTGACCATTGGGGAATCCATCCGGCGTGGTTTTATAGCCGGTCCCCTTTTAATGGTTGGGCACGCCCTGTTGGAAATTTTGCTGGTGCTGTTGTTGGTCTGGGGAGTGGCGGATTTATTGCTGGAGAAACAGGTGCAAACTGTGATTGCGGTGGTAGGGGGATCGTTTCTAATCTACATGGGCTGGACCATGTACCGGGATGCCCGGCGGGGCAGGGTTTCGTTGCAGCTGGCCTCGGATGATGAGGATGCCGCCGGTGAGCGGGTGGGCAACGGACGGTTCAGGCTGCACCCGGTACCGGCGGGCGTTTTAGTGAGTTTATCCAACCCTTACTGGAGCCTTTGGTGGGCTACGGTAGGGCTGGTTTATATCACTACTTCCATGGCGCAGGGAACAGCCGGGCTGCTGGCTTTTATGAGCGGGCACCTGCTGTCGGATTTTATCTGGTACGGGCTGGTATCGGGCGCGGTAGCCGGCGGGCGCCGGTTTTTGAACCAGCAGCTCTATCGCGGTGTGATAGCGTTTTGTGGTGCTTTTCTGGCCGGGCTGGGCGGTTATTTTGTATACCGGGGCCTGCTTTAA